Proteins found in one Populus alba chromosome 14, ASM523922v2, whole genome shotgun sequence genomic segment:
- the LOC118035397 gene encoding triacylglycerol lipase 2-like isoform X1, with protein MATQILGILFCVSAAAAAAGTKVYSFNSQNSTSVSSLNAKDGICKSVVEPLGYACQEHTVTTKDGYILSLQRMPSGLSGQAADKPPVLLQHGLIVDGVTWLMSLPDESLAFILADNGYDVWISNGRGTRFSRGHASIDPYDSAYWDWTWDELAAYDLPATFQYVHEQTGQNLHYVGHSQGTLIALAAFSQGKLLNMLRSAVLLCPVAYLNHLTSPFARGLVDLFVAEDLYWLGQHEFSLRGPVVNKLLEDICIMPGIDCSDLLTAITGPNCCLNSSRTKIFLDYVPQSTATKNIIHLAQMIRTGTIAMYDYGNENDNMDHYGQPTPPVYNMTSIPNDLPLFLGYGGKDYITDVRDVQVLLDNLKDHDGDKLVVQYTDEYAHADFVLGVNANQIVYDPAIAFFKIN; from the exons ATGGCCACTCAAATTCTAGGGATCCTATTCTGTGTATCGGCAGCTGCGGCCGCTGCAGGAACAAAGGTTTATTCCTTCAATAGTCAGAATAGCACATCTGTGTCATCCCTGAATGCCAAGGATGGTATTTGCAAATCGGTGGTGGAGCCACTAGGCTACGCCTGCCAAGAACATACG GTAACAACAAAAGATGGTTATATTCTTAGCCTTCAGAGAATGCCTTCTGGGTTGTCCGGTCAGGCAGCAGACAAGCCGCCGGTTCTGCTACAACATGGGCTAATTGTG GATGGTGTAACGTGGCTGATGAGtcttcccgatgaatctttagcATTCATATTGGCGGATAATGGGTATGATGTGTGGATTTCCAACGGTCGGGGGACTAGATTTAGCCGGGGCCATGCATCAATCGATCCCTATGATTCG GCTTATTGGGATTGGACCTGGGATGAGTTAGCTGCCTATGATCTTCCTGCTACATTTCAGTACGTGCATGAGCAGACAGGGCAGAACCTTCACTATGTTGGGCATTCCCAG GGAACTTTGATTGCTTTGGCTGCCTTTTCTCAAGGAAAGTTGTTGAACATGTTAAGATCGGCTGTTTTGCTCTGTCCAGTAGCTTATCTTAACCATTTGACATCACCGTTTGCAAGAGGTCTTGTCGATTTATTTGTAGCTGAG GACTTGTACTGGTTGGGACAACATGAATTTTCTCTTCGTGG GCCGGTTGTGAACAAGCTTCTGGAAGATATCTGCATTATGCCTGGGATCGACTGCTCTGACTTATTAACAGCTATAACTG GCCCGAATTGCTGCCTCAATTCATCTAGgacaaaaatatttcttgattaTGTACCTCAATCAACAGCAACCAAGAACATAATCCACCTGGCACAGA TGATTAGGACGGGAACGATAGCAATGTATGATTACGGTAATGAAAATGACAACATGGATCATTACGGGCAACCTACTCCTCCAGTGTATAACATGACCAGCATCCCTAATGACCTTCCTCTTTTTCTTGGCTATGGAGGGAAGGACtatatcactgatgtgagggaTGTACAAGTTCTACTAGACAACCTCAAAGATCATGATGGCGACAAGCTGGTGGTACAATACACCGATGAATATGCTCATGCAGATTTTGTTTTAGGCGTGAATGCTAATCAGATTGTCTATGATCCTGCAATAGCCTTCTTTAAGATCAACTGA
- the LOC118035397 gene encoding triacylglycerol lipase 2-like isoform X2 encodes MATQILGILFCVSAAAAAAGTKVYSFNSQNSTSVSSLNAKDGICKSVVEPLGYACQEHTVTTKDGYILSLQRMPSGLSGQAADKPPVLLQHGLIVDGVTWLMSLPDESLAFILADNGYDVWISNGRGTRFSRGHASIDPYDSAYWDWTWDELAAYDLPATFQYVHEQTGQNLHYVGHSQGTLIALAAFSQGKLLNMLRSAVLLCPVAYLNHLTSPFARGLVDLFVAEDLYWLGQHEFSLRGPVVNKLLEDICIMPGIDCSDLLTAITVIRTGTIAMYDYGNENDNMDHYGQPTPPVYNMTSIPNDLPLFLGYGGKDYITDVRDVQVLLDNLKDHDGDKLVVQYTDEYAHADFVLGVNANQIVYDPAIAFFKIN; translated from the exons ATGGCCACTCAAATTCTAGGGATCCTATTCTGTGTATCGGCAGCTGCGGCCGCTGCAGGAACAAAGGTTTATTCCTTCAATAGTCAGAATAGCACATCTGTGTCATCCCTGAATGCCAAGGATGGTATTTGCAAATCGGTGGTGGAGCCACTAGGCTACGCCTGCCAAGAACATACG GTAACAACAAAAGATGGTTATATTCTTAGCCTTCAGAGAATGCCTTCTGGGTTGTCCGGTCAGGCAGCAGACAAGCCGCCGGTTCTGCTACAACATGGGCTAATTGTG GATGGTGTAACGTGGCTGATGAGtcttcccgatgaatctttagcATTCATATTGGCGGATAATGGGTATGATGTGTGGATTTCCAACGGTCGGGGGACTAGATTTAGCCGGGGCCATGCATCAATCGATCCCTATGATTCG GCTTATTGGGATTGGACCTGGGATGAGTTAGCTGCCTATGATCTTCCTGCTACATTTCAGTACGTGCATGAGCAGACAGGGCAGAACCTTCACTATGTTGGGCATTCCCAG GGAACTTTGATTGCTTTGGCTGCCTTTTCTCAAGGAAAGTTGTTGAACATGTTAAGATCGGCTGTTTTGCTCTGTCCAGTAGCTTATCTTAACCATTTGACATCACCGTTTGCAAGAGGTCTTGTCGATTTATTTGTAGCTGAG GACTTGTACTGGTTGGGACAACATGAATTTTCTCTTCGTGG GCCGGTTGTGAACAAGCTTCTGGAAGATATCTGCATTATGCCTGGGATCGACTGCTCTGACTTATTAACAGCTATAACTG TGATTAGGACGGGAACGATAGCAATGTATGATTACGGTAATGAAAATGACAACATGGATCATTACGGGCAACCTACTCCTCCAGTGTATAACATGACCAGCATCCCTAATGACCTTCCTCTTTTTCTTGGCTATGGAGGGAAGGACtatatcactgatgtgagggaTGTACAAGTTCTACTAGACAACCTCAAAGATCATGATGGCGACAAGCTGGTGGTACAATACACCGATGAATATGCTCATGCAGATTTTGTTTTAGGCGTGAATGCTAATCAGATTGTCTATGATCCTGCAATAGCCTTCTTTAAGATCAACTGA